Proteins encoded in a region of the Pieris rapae chromosome 12, ilPieRapa1.1, whole genome shotgun sequence genome:
- the LOC111002215 gene encoding uncharacterized protein LOC111002215 codes for MAPQRKVTMKQLDILVKYFESHKHLVGKSRTQTIANNMIAQEKWLAVSKILNAVKGGAVRTPEQWRRYFTEWTSKCRKKANIALKSGEKKMTLNNIEIRLLQIVGNVGVTVSSKSSSESSETDNLKEDNSMDIKTEYSEVELVFAEDYNTEEIRNSSNRNKQTDAAVKDINLHEQQNEKSYVTPPPQWALDLEERRVNSQERMADALQSIASTLRSQEERRNLLDKKIVNSLTAITDKIQELTSGIQFVLQDIEECKHAIKKMPQ; via the exons ATGGCTCCTCAACGGAAAGTAACAATGAAACAACTTGACATCTTGGTTAAATACTTCGAATCACATAAACATTTAGTAGGTAAATCAAGAACTCAAACAATTGCAAATAATATGATTGCACAAGAAAAATGGCTAGCAGTAAGCAAGATATTAAATGCTGTAAAAGGAGGTGCTGTTCGGACTCCAGAGCAGTGGAGACGG TATTTTACAGAATGGACAAGTAAATGTCGTAAAAAGGCTAATATTGCACTCAAAAgcggtgaaaaaaaaatgacattaaataatatagaaataagacTCTTGCAAATAGTTGGAAACGTTGGAGTAACAGTAAGCTCAAAATCTTCATCAGAATCAAGTGAAACTGATAATTTGAAAGAAGATAATAGTATGGATATTAAAACTGAATATTCTGaagttgaattggtttttGCTGAAGATTATAATACAGAGGAAATAAGAAACAGTTCCAATCGTAATAAACAAACAGATGCAGCag ttaaagatataaatttgCATGAGCAACAAAATGAGAAATCATATGTGACTCCACCGCCTCAATGGGCCTTAGATTTAGAAGAACGGAGAGTAAATTCACAAGAGAGAATGGCTGATGCCTTACAATCAATAGCAAGTACTCTCCGTAGTCAGGAAGAAAGGAGAAACTtgcttgataaaaaaattgtaaatagtctCACTGCCATAACAGACAAAATACAAGAACTTACCAGTGGTATCCAATTTGTATTGCAAGATATAGAGGAGTGCAAGCATGCAATAAAGAAGATGCCACAATGA